From the genome of Leguminivora glycinivorella isolate SPB_JAAS2020 chromosome Z, LegGlyc_1.1, whole genome shotgun sequence, one region includes:
- the LOC125240512 gene encoding uncharacterized protein LOC125240512 yields MESTEEALHFCQIQFRFSRQPIQISADGLGLRKNVNSENVASQLHKKTLKTETTNGAVSLLTPVQFKECVQLPSYSVLTPASNTSKLLTETGFDKSVEPPPYSPLSPAPNNSKNIHT; encoded by the exons ATGGAGAGTACGGAGGAGGCTCTACACTTTTGTCAAATCCAGTTTCG ATTTTCTCGACAACCGATTCAGATATCTGCAG ATGGCCTGGGTTTGCGAAAAAACGTTAATTCTGAAAATGTGGCTTCTCAGTTGCATAAAAAAACCTTGAAAACTGAAACAACTAATGGTGCTGTGAGCCTATTAACTCCTGTCCAATTTAAAGAATGTGTACAGCTCCCTTCATACTCTGTGTTGACTCCTGCTTCAAATACTTCTAAGTTACTCACCGAAACTGGATTTGACAAAAGTGTAGAGCCTCCTCCGTACTCTCCATTGTCTCCGGCTCCAAATAATTCTAAGAATATACATACTtag